The Lysinibacillus pakistanensis genome includes a window with the following:
- a CDS encoding oligosaccharide repeat unit polymerase, whose translation MNKLKQTFEKVNKIDTFSPYFFLPFILVLYFFTSLFDFHRFELFNVRVSIWPAVLLAIACYYIGVFIIDKLQWTIPSFGLSFFGKYVVHFIVFLTLLGLASYFLMIFGGGLGIADESNRRNLNPKLNFFAQLLWFGVLLLLSYKMILEKHMSWKKVLIYGSIYAGVMFLFLLMGYRTPLIIMLFTGIIIFHYVVKRVKLTWFLTALLVIGVAFSMFGFLRVLTEDTTKEFNSREQPDVELTESEKEKLLTVEQKVNLTPKWIRSLNGESVTGHIVLSKIMEYTQEEGYLNGEIHGGIFSTILPGEQVSPRMRVTEVVNSLSVEEGKYITRPTRTTTPTFIGQLFLDGGYLLVAIGFFFYGVLISLIYNKVKQGGIRSFHSVAYAFVITLFTVSMHTGLLDLIFILMLGFVILASAIIKTENKKLRY comes from the coding sequence ATGAATAAACTGAAACAAACTTTTGAAAAGGTCAACAAGATTGATACGTTTTCACCGTACTTCTTTTTACCTTTTATATTAGTACTCTATTTCTTTACAAGTCTTTTTGATTTCCATCGATTTGAACTATTTAATGTACGTGTGTCAATTTGGCCAGCGGTACTTTTAGCGATTGCTTGCTATTATATTGGAGTCTTTATTATTGATAAATTGCAGTGGACAATCCCATCATTTGGTTTATCCTTCTTTGGGAAGTATGTTGTTCATTTCATTGTATTTTTAACATTACTTGGTCTAGCGTCATACTTTTTAATGATTTTTGGTGGAGGATTAGGGATTGCTGATGAATCCAACCGACGTAACCTCAATCCAAAGTTAAACTTCTTTGCCCAATTATTATGGTTTGGTGTGTTATTGCTATTATCCTATAAAATGATATTAGAAAAGCACATGTCATGGAAGAAAGTCTTGATATATGGTTCCATTTACGCTGGTGTTATGTTCTTATTCTTATTAATGGGATATCGTACACCACTTATTATCATGTTATTTACAGGTATTATTATTTTCCACTATGTTGTAAAGCGTGTGAAACTGACATGGTTCCTGACTGCATTGTTAGTGATTGGTGTAGCATTTTCAATGTTCGGCTTCCTGCGTGTTTTAACTGAGGATACAACGAAGGAATTTAATAGTCGTGAACAGCCAGATGTAGAATTAACCGAATCAGAAAAAGAAAAGCTGTTAACTGTAGAGCAAAAAGTTAATTTAACACCTAAATGGATTCGTTCATTAAATGGTGAGAGTGTGACTGGTCATATTGTTTTAAGTAAAATTATGGAGTATACACAGGAGGAAGGTTACCTAAATGGAGAAATTCATGGGGGTATCTTCAGTACGATTTTACCGGGTGAGCAAGTGTCACCACGTATGCGAGTAACCGAGGTTGTCAACTCCTTAAGTGTTGAGGAAGGTAAATATATCACACGTCCAACAAGAACAACTACACCGACATTTATCGGCCAATTATTCTTAGATGGTGGTTATTTGCTTGTGGCAATTGGCTTCTTCTTCTATGGGGTACTAATTTCACTTATTTATAATAAAGTGAAGCAAGGTGGTATCCGTAGCTTCCACTCAGTAGCCTATGCTTTTGTTATTACTTTATTTACAGTATCAATGCACACAGGCTTACTAGATTTAATCTTTATTTTAATGCTTGGCTTTGTGATATTAGCCTCAGCGATTATAAAAACGGAAAACAAAAAACTTCGCTATTAA
- a CDS encoding S-layer homology domain-containing protein yields the protein MKKLSIIALLMTVVGLLFMQPQLASADELSGHSHEPGLRYLISKNALVLDAKGSYRPNANVTRGEFASYLAKSMELKEANNIVFTDVPSTYLYATDIQLAATAGIITGYKDGSFKPNAAISRQHMAIMLERAINFLEIPKGTSSITFKDNAAIIKEYRQAVAIGAQLEIIRGSDGYFMPEKNATIGQAATFIHRLMTLADANTGKEDGGNSNPGDPNNGDPNGGTPSPGESNTSKFAVKEISNGTLVGNQEFTTFNAAEKAITNNTQVIVQNNKIMKMSSGYVVTNNYVVLNSETIKDQIGVAGDTEMEYLSSDATQVKVRLAGQVGYLKHADVTLIPFSMSKGRSYYSNENGEIKHTLYDYKTNKYSSSYVFGKAPSFMKSGEKYYSWDGIFFTNGNGSSKGEAYNYYQFLPARAKTQYTAEELDAYIMNKLAEVESTGITLYKDATTKSKLIGLGQTLKEVEEISQINALLILSLAQHESAYGMSKNAQNLNNLFGLYEYDTNPLNKKFDSVAANISELVEKFLQPNYITPGGSPGRNYANGAVVGSKAVGFNVKYASDPFWGAKIAGHYYRAEKALGFKDAKNPYIVGITTTTGLNVRTDASTSNSPLFTYARSGMPVIITSSATNGWYEVLSDKLHSGTAFISKDYVQVINTVK from the coding sequence ATGAAAAAACTATCAATCATAGCATTGCTCATGACTGTAGTTGGCTTGCTTTTTATGCAGCCACAGCTAGCATCAGCCGATGAACTTTCAGGGCATTCCCATGAACCGGGTCTTCGTTATTTAATTTCCAAAAATGCATTAGTATTAGATGCCAAAGGAAGCTACCGTCCAAATGCCAATGTAACACGTGGCGAATTCGCTTCTTATTTAGCAAAGTCTATGGAGCTTAAAGAAGCAAACAACATCGTATTTACTGATGTCCCAAGTACATATTTGTATGCGACAGATATTCAGCTCGCTGCCACGGCTGGAATTATTACAGGCTACAAAGATGGCTCATTTAAACCGAATGCAGCTATTTCAAGACAGCATATGGCGATAATGCTGGAAAGAGCAATAAACTTTTTAGAAATTCCAAAAGGTACTTCTTCTATTACCTTTAAGGATAACGCAGCAATCATTAAAGAATATCGCCAGGCAGTAGCTATTGGTGCTCAATTAGAAATCATTAGAGGATCAGATGGTTACTTTATGCCAGAAAAAAATGCAACAATCGGTCAAGCGGCTACATTTATCCATCGATTAATGACACTTGCTGATGCAAATACTGGTAAAGAAGATGGTGGAAATTCAAACCCTGGTGACCCTAACAATGGTGATCCAAACGGTGGTACTCCAAGCCCAGGCGAATCAAATACCTCTAAATTTGCTGTGAAGGAAATCTCCAATGGCACATTGGTTGGTAATCAAGAATTTACTACCTTTAATGCTGCCGAGAAGGCTATAACAAACAATACGCAGGTAATTGTTCAAAATAATAAAATTATGAAAATGTCCTCTGGCTATGTTGTGACAAATAATTATGTTGTCTTAAACTCAGAAACAATTAAGGATCAAATTGGGGTTGCTGGGGATACTGAAATGGAATACCTTAGCAGTGATGCTACACAGGTGAAGGTTCGACTAGCAGGACAAGTAGGCTATTTAAAGCACGCAGATGTGACATTAATCCCATTTTCAATGAGTAAAGGTCGTTCTTACTATTCAAATGAAAATGGTGAAATTAAGCACACGCTTTACGATTACAAAACTAATAAGTATTCATCTAGCTATGTCTTCGGAAAAGCGCCTTCTTTTATGAAGTCAGGCGAAAAATACTATAGCTGGGATGGTATCTTTTTCACAAATGGAAATGGCTCCTCTAAGGGTGAGGCCTATAATTACTATCAATTTTTACCGGCTCGCGCTAAAACACAATATACAGCAGAGGAACTTGATGCGTATATTATGAACAAACTAGCGGAAGTGGAAAGCACAGGGATTACTCTCTATAAAGATGCTACAACGAAAAGTAAGCTTATTGGCTTAGGGCAAACATTAAAAGAGGTAGAAGAGATTTCACAAATTAATGCGCTGCTTATTTTATCACTTGCTCAGCATGAAAGTGCTTATGGTATGAGTAAGAACGCCCAAAACTTAAATAATTTATTTGGTTTATATGAATATGATACAAACCCACTAAACAAAAAATTTGATAGTGTTGCTGCAAATATCAGTGAGCTTGTTGAAAAATTCCTTCAGCCAAACTACATTACTCCAGGGGGGTCTCCTGGAAGAAACTATGCTAATGGTGCAGTCGTTGGTTCAAAGGCTGTTGGCTTTAATGTAAAATATGCTTCTGATCCATTCTGGGGAGCGAAAATTGCAGGTCATTATTACCGTGCTGAAAAGGCTTTAGGCTTTAAGGATGCCAAAAATCCATATATAGTTGGTATCACAACGACTACTGGTTTAAATGTTCGTACAGATGCATCGACAAGCAATAGCCCACTATTCACTTATGCAAGAAGTGGTATGCCTGTTATCATTACAAGCTCTGCTACAAATGGCTGGTATGAAGTCCTTTCTGATAAGCTTCATTCAGGAACAGCTTTTATAAGTAAAGACTACGTACAAGTGATTAACACTGTAAAATAA
- a CDS encoding S-layer homology domain-containing protein, with the protein MKRIAKNLLVLVVLLSMVMTPLNAYASQTVKKDYPLSKGVQYKQYTYSNTYTNSINHIAINVGDPTTEVQLGMPAAVNGKESTTANANRLSREGNRVVGAINASFFNMSEGYPLFLLAKNNVILNGGAVSNGSDQYMNVPTAFGMAADGRGVIDYFDFDVTLSHNGTNYEMSGMNRERNIYESIIYTPQFYSKTTDTNEYGFEIVVDTGEPITENKFGQTLTGKVTKITPYGSKEKVSIPSTGFVVSLQGGDWHKKLSQIAIGDELSVNFSIDKLWQDAQFILASGPYLVKDNKPYIMMSTSSSRAKAVVPRTVVATSNNGKTVHFITVDGGQKHSKGMNLVQLANYLVSLGVDQAINLDGGGSTTMGIRNYGSNNVVLANLPSNSGNTQRLVSATLQAVSTAPTGEGKYIKYTNSTSYATLLAGASSSIAVQYILDENYNTLPLDGHVSLTSENNTLKVNGLNYTSTTAGNDRIFINHDGSPVESFQVKVVDAAATMNVAPKSKTVSAGETVKFTMDAKDDEGKPLVYNASQVKWSVEGDIGTITSDGKFTAKNPGATGKIVATLGAKSEAATVTVAKAALFKDIPNNYVYYKEIEYLTKNKIITGQADGTFRPNDKLTRAHAAVIISRALGLNTSNIKNPGLKDIPANHVYYKQIAAVVEAGIMSGKGDNTFDPNGTLTRAQMAKVVALAYKLNGTSSINFKDVPKNHWAYSYVQQLAANKITTGYNDNTYKPNESISRAHFGLFLYRAIQPGK; encoded by the coding sequence ATGAAAAGAATAGCAAAAAATTTACTAGTTTTAGTTGTGTTATTGTCAATGGTGATGACCCCGTTAAATGCTTATGCATCTCAAACGGTCAAAAAGGATTATCCGCTCTCGAAAGGTGTGCAGTATAAACAATATACATACAGCAATACCTATACAAATTCCATTAATCATATTGCAATTAATGTAGGTGATCCAACAACAGAAGTACAATTAGGTATGCCTGCAGCAGTCAATGGAAAAGAATCGACAACAGCAAATGCTAATCGTCTTTCACGTGAAGGCAATCGTGTAGTGGGGGCTATTAATGCAAGCTTTTTTAATATGTCTGAAGGCTACCCATTATTTTTATTAGCAAAAAATAATGTGATTTTAAATGGCGGGGCTGTGTCAAATGGCTCTGATCAATATATGAATGTACCTACTGCATTTGGGATGGCAGCAGATGGGCGCGGTGTTATTGATTATTTTGACTTTGATGTCACGCTTTCTCATAACGGTACAAATTATGAAATGTCAGGTATGAATCGTGAACGAAATATCTATGAATCAATTATTTATACGCCACAATTTTATAGTAAAACAACAGATACAAATGAATATGGTTTTGAAATCGTCGTAGATACGGGTGAACCAATTACTGAAAATAAATTTGGACAAACGTTAACTGGAAAGGTGACTAAAATTACACCTTACGGATCAAAGGAAAAGGTATCCATTCCTTCAACAGGATTCGTTGTATCTTTACAAGGTGGAGATTGGCACAAGAAGCTAAGCCAAATAGCAATTGGAGATGAGCTGAGTGTTAACTTCTCTATTGATAAGCTTTGGCAGGATGCACAGTTTATCTTGGCAAGTGGCCCATATTTAGTAAAGGATAATAAGCCTTACATTATGATGAGCACATCTAGTAGTCGTGCAAAAGCAGTTGTACCTCGCACTGTAGTAGCAACAAGTAATAATGGAAAAACAGTACACTTTATTACAGTTGATGGAGGTCAAAAGCATAGTAAAGGTATGAATTTGGTTCAACTTGCGAACTATTTAGTATCTCTTGGTGTAGATCAAGCGATCAACTTAGATGGTGGCGGCTCAACAACAATGGGTATTCGCAACTACGGTAGCAATAATGTAGTATTAGCAAACTTACCTTCTAATTCGGGTAATACACAGCGTCTTGTGTCCGCAACATTACAAGCTGTAAGTACGGCACCAACTGGCGAAGGAAAATATATAAAATATACGAATAGTACAAGCTATGCAACTCTTTTAGCGGGTGCTTCGTCTAGTATAGCAGTGCAATATATTTTAGATGAAAACTATAATACACTACCATTAGACGGTCATGTATCGCTAACATCTGAGAATAATACTTTAAAAGTTAACGGCTTGAACTATACTTCAACGACAGCTGGCAATGATCGTATTTTCATCAACCACGATGGCTCGCCTGTTGAATCATTCCAAGTGAAGGTAGTAGATGCTGCAGCAACAATGAACGTTGCACCGAAATCAAAAACAGTGAGCGCTGGCGAAACTGTCAAATTTACTATGGATGCAAAGGATGACGAGGGTAAACCTCTAGTTTACAATGCATCACAGGTAAAATGGTCTGTAGAAGGAGATATCGGTACCATTACTAGTGATGGTAAGTTTACAGCTAAAAATCCAGGTGCTACTGGTAAGATAGTGGCTACGTTAGGAGCAAAAAGTGAAGCGGCTACGGTAACTGTAGCAAAAGCTGCTTTGTTTAAAGATATTCCAAATAATTATGTGTACTATAAGGAAATCGAATATTTAACGAAGAATAAAATTATTACAGGGCAAGCAGATGGCACATTTAGACCGAATGATAAACTGACAAGAGCACATGCGGCAGTCATTATTAGCCGAGCACTTGGTTTAAATACGTCAAATATAAAAAATCCAGGATTGAAAGATATCCCTGCGAATCACGTATACTATAAACAGATTGCAGCAGTTGTAGAGGCAGGTATTATGAGTGGAAAAGGTGACAATACCTTTGATCCAAATGGTACCTTGACTCGTGCACAAATGGCAAAAGTAGTAGCATTAGCTTATAAATTAAATGGGACAAGCAGCATTAACTTTAAAGATGTACCGAAGAATCATTGGGCTTACTCATATGTTCAACAATTAGCGGCAAATAAAATTACAACTGGCTATAACGATAATACGTACAAGCCAAATGAATCTATTAGTCGCGCTCACTTCGGTTTATTCCTATATAGAGCCATTCAGCCAGGGAAATAG
- a CDS encoding polysaccharide pyruvyl transferase family protein, whose product MKIGIVGNYGNDNNGDESILYGILQQVKQTFSVTSDDITVFSNNTQQTSERYGVHSYPLYYRKSNLFKTFIHTYKNNKPYVSKFDLLIIGGGGILMDFYKREAHLYGAYAMMAKQSNIPYIIYGCGAGPLDTFSGKISIRAMCRYAASISVRDPQSKKLLHSIGVKKPIEIIGDPAFTLKGDRHNYAEKPVKIGVSAVPYYNANYWPEGNVEKYDAYVTSMAKNLDHVISEHNIQITFFATKFPQDVTVTKDIQKKMQQRAYTEIIEENLVPERLLEVTEEQDIVIGTRLHSLILATNSETPIIAISYHTKVQDFMSFVGASDRCLQMQDLEDDEKALSTLVGKLSSDWKQSIAETKQIATQIHKEAMHGQELMKKAVTRL is encoded by the coding sequence ATGAAAATAGGCATTGTGGGGAATTACGGCAATGATAATAATGGTGATGAATCAATATTATACGGCATTCTTCAACAAGTAAAACAAACATTTTCGGTAACTAGTGATGACATTACCGTTTTTAGTAATAACACACAACAAACATCCGAGCGTTATGGGGTACATAGCTATCCATTGTATTACAGAAAGAGTAACTTATTTAAAACGTTTATCCATACTTATAAAAATAATAAACCATACGTATCAAAATTTGACCTCCTCATCATTGGTGGAGGTGGTATTTTAATGGATTTCTATAAACGTGAGGCTCACCTGTATGGAGCATATGCAATGATGGCCAAACAAAGTAATATTCCCTACATTATTTACGGATGTGGTGCTGGACCGCTGGATACATTTTCTGGAAAGATTAGCATACGGGCTATGTGTCGTTATGCAGCAAGTATTTCTGTAAGGGATCCTCAGTCTAAAAAGCTATTGCATAGTATTGGCGTAAAAAAGCCGATAGAAATTATTGGTGATCCTGCCTTTACATTGAAAGGGGATCGCCATAATTACGCTGAAAAACCGGTTAAAATAGGGGTGTCAGCGGTTCCTTACTATAATGCAAATTATTGGCCAGAAGGAAATGTTGAAAAATACGATGCATACGTGACAAGCATGGCAAAAAATTTAGATCATGTAATTTCTGAGCACAATATCCAAATTACTTTTTTTGCTACGAAGTTTCCGCAGGACGTTACTGTGACTAAGGATATTCAGAAAAAAATGCAGCAACGTGCATATACAGAAATTATTGAGGAAAATTTGGTGCCAGAGCGATTACTTGAAGTAACTGAGGAGCAGGATATTGTTATTGGTACACGTTTGCATTCCCTAATTTTGGCAACGAATTCGGAAACACCAATTATCGCAATATCCTACCATACAAAAGTTCAGGATTTTATGTCCTTTGTGGGCGCATCAGATCGTTGCTTACAAATGCAGGATTTAGAGGATGATGAGAAGGCCCTATCCACATTGGTTGGCAAACTAAGTAGCGATTGGAAGCAGTCAATTGCAGAGACGAAACAAATTGCTACACAAATTCATAAAGAGGCCATGCATGGTCAGGAATTAATGAAAAAGGCAGTGACACGTCTATGA
- a CDS encoding glycosyltransferase, with protein MKKILVISNMYPTSDHLSFGIFVKNQVTALEKAGLDVEISVNTNPATGKKNTIMKYAKWGFSTLMKGFKYRKSIDVTHAHYVFPSGMLSLLLKKMFGIPFIVTAHGGDIERMAKKNARIRNWTASILRESEHVIAVGPVLAQQIEQDFGIEQNKISVVSMGVNREVFTKESQAAMRTELQLAAEPFRFLFVGNVIKQKGVEELLQAFQMLKTKVSRPVELTIVGSRRDQTFYQSLQPLISEDVKFVDPLKQQELVKWFQASDVFVLPSHLEGFGLVALEALATDTPVIASNVGGLVSLLGEGAGHLVEPENAMVLSEEMLRAVNTPKEQYMNREAVEKVLDIHDEKNITARCIAIYKSAIEGGDDL; from the coding sequence ATGAAAAAAATACTCGTCATTAGTAATATGTATCCAACATCTGATCATTTATCATTCGGTATTTTTGTGAAAAACCAAGTCACAGCACTTGAAAAAGCAGGGCTAGATGTAGAAATATCTGTGAATACTAACCCAGCAACAGGCAAGAAAAACACTATTATGAAATATGCAAAATGGGGTTTTTCAACATTGATGAAGGGCTTTAAATATAGAAAATCCATTGATGTTACACACGCCCATTATGTGTTCCCTTCTGGTATGCTGTCTTTACTTTTGAAGAAAATGTTTGGTATACCGTTTATTGTCACAGCCCATGGTGGCGATATAGAACGTATGGCTAAAAAGAATGCAAGAATTCGCAATTGGACAGCAAGTATTTTGCGTGAAAGTGAGCACGTTATCGCAGTGGGTCCTGTCCTAGCACAACAAATAGAACAAGATTTTGGCATTGAACAGAATAAAATTTCTGTTGTTAGCATGGGGGTTAATCGAGAGGTATTCACCAAAGAAAGCCAAGCTGCTATGCGTACAGAATTACAATTAGCTGCTGAGCCCTTCCGATTTTTATTTGTTGGAAATGTAATTAAACAAAAAGGTGTGGAAGAGCTATTACAGGCTTTCCAAATGCTTAAAACAAAGGTATCACGTCCTGTAGAGTTAACGATTGTAGGCTCTAGAAGAGACCAGACATTTTACCAATCCCTGCAACCATTAATTAGTGAGGACGTCAAATTTGTAGATCCACTAAAACAACAAGAACTAGTGAAGTGGTTCCAAGCAAGTGATGTCTTTGTATTACCATCCCATTTAGAAGGATTTGGTTTAGTGGCTTTAGAGGCATTAGCAACAGATACACCTGTTATTGCATCAAATGTAGGTGGCCTTGTCTCTTTGCTTGGGGAAGGCGCAGGGCATTTAGTGGAGCCCGAAAATGCTATGGTTTTATCTGAGGAGATGCTGCGTGCCGTGAACACGCCAAAAGAACAATATATGAATCGTGAAGCAGTCGAGAAAGTTTTAGACATTCACGATGAAAAAAATATAACAGCTCGCTGTATAGCGATTTATAAGTCGGCCATTGAAGGTGGGGATGACTTATGA
- the murJ gene encoding murein biosynthesis integral membrane protein MurJ, whose protein sequence is MNNFLKIIGAVTIINIVSRVFGFLREVIIGYQYGSSHIADSIFTAYTIPNFLYLVVGGAFTTAVITIYNRETTDRALFVKQSFTIVLLTVSIMTIVMLAFTNPIMDMFNQAKDEDGKLSQSDLELAKNLYYWMMPSSILLVLSSWYSGLLNANHKFHLSSFAILIYNAVFLLIAVVLSNIEAIDAVGYGISALVSAIIMIYFLIVGYRKMGSYKVGFSFERNMASKQLWVIILPMMLGGATIQLYALLQRVFAGMLSEGAVAAVNYASRLMQFPQAILITAVTTVIFPILSKKEAENDHASIKSLYSKGLHYLLLLLYPVTIYSYFYAENLIQVVYQRGNFDEVSTAITTPVMAIFCLSMYFLAANMYITRFYYAKGDSIAPVIFSLINVFVVNIAVIMLLVDKYGAEAIAWGTLVSSVTNFIMLIVYAAYKYDLKMGIFSKELQFFRAVPPMIIITIVLYFSSKFLIFDNRYITFIASLVIFSAVVVGSYLLFGVKEVKEFSDKLKRKFLKQ, encoded by the coding sequence ATGAATAATTTCTTAAAAATAATCGGGGCAGTTACGATTATTAATATTGTATCTCGTGTTTTTGGATTCTTACGCGAAGTAATTATTGGTTATCAATATGGCAGTAGCCATATTGCTGATAGTATTTTTACAGCTTATACAATTCCAAATTTTTTATATCTAGTCGTAGGTGGTGCATTTACTACTGCTGTTATCACTATTTATAATCGGGAAACAACGGACCGTGCCCTATTTGTTAAACAGTCCTTTACAATTGTATTGTTAACTGTCTCCATAATGACCATTGTAATGTTAGCATTTACTAATCCGATTATGGACATGTTTAATCAAGCTAAAGACGAAGATGGGAAATTAAGTCAAAGTGATTTAGAGTTAGCTAAAAATCTGTATTATTGGATGATGCCTTCGTCAATCTTACTCGTATTATCCTCATGGTATAGTGGGTTGCTAAACGCAAATCACAAATTCCATTTGTCTAGTTTTGCCATTTTAATTTATAATGCAGTTTTTTTATTAATTGCTGTAGTTTTATCTAATATTGAAGCTATCGATGCAGTGGGATATGGGATTAGTGCATTAGTAAGTGCGATAATAATGATATACTTCTTAATTGTCGGTTATCGTAAAATGGGTTCATATAAGGTTGGTTTTTCATTTGAACGTAATATGGCATCAAAGCAATTGTGGGTAATAATTTTACCGATGATGCTCGGTGGCGCTACAATTCAACTTTATGCATTATTACAGCGTGTTTTTGCAGGGATGTTATCTGAAGGGGCAGTAGCTGCTGTAAACTATGCTTCAAGACTTATGCAATTCCCGCAAGCAATTTTAATTACAGCTGTAACGACTGTTATCTTTCCAATTTTGAGTAAAAAAGAGGCAGAGAATGACCATGCTTCTATTAAAAGCTTATACTCCAAAGGTTTACATTATCTATTGTTGTTGCTTTATCCTGTAACAATCTACTCATATTTTTACGCAGAGAATCTTATACAGGTTGTTTATCAGCGTGGTAATTTTGATGAAGTTTCAACTGCAATTACTACACCAGTAATGGCAATCTTCTGTTTATCGATGTATTTTTTAGCTGCAAACATGTATATAACGCGCTTTTATTATGCAAAGGGTGACTCAATAGCACCGGTTATCTTCAGCTTAATAAATGTATTCGTTGTTAACATTGCCGTTATTATGCTGCTTGTCGATAAATATGGAGCAGAGGCAATTGCATGGGGTACTTTAGTGAGTTCAGTAACAAACTTTATTATGCTGATTGTTTATGCAGCCTATAAGTATGATTTGAAAATGGGTATTTTTAGCAAAGAGCTTCAATTTTTCAGAGCAGTTCCGCCAATGATCATTATCACAATTGTTTTGTATTTTTCAAGTAAGTTTTTAATATTTGACAACAGATATATAACGTTCATTGCAAGCCTAGTTATTTTTAGCGCAGTTGTTGTAGGCTCTTATTTATTATTTGGAGTGAAGGAAGTCAAAGAATTTAGTGATAAATTAAAAAGAAAATTTTTAAAGCAATAA
- a CDS encoding TetR/AcrR family transcriptional regulator — protein MARGRKINSNGERSKQLLLEKAMELFSMKGYHETKISDIVKAANVTQPTFYLYFESKDSLYNDLNRRFLYEFDQIMNKSSEQVEKGFAGFIRALEQKITLLFIYIIENPTLTKIGFLESTQSHLVKSQLSEHFLHLINLHDCMHILQSYRVDSLIMVDSFVGSLERLIVTHLFEQKKQPVDLAKDVIHLYFLRDYSGNT, from the coding sequence ATGGCAAGAGGTAGAAAGATTAATTCGAATGGTGAACGGAGTAAACAATTATTGCTTGAAAAAGCGATGGAGCTATTTTCTATGAAAGGTTATCATGAGACAAAAATAAGTGATATTGTAAAAGCAGCGAATGTCACACAGCCTACTTTTTATTTATATTTTGAAAGTAAGGATTCTCTCTATAACGATCTGAATAGAAGATTTTTGTATGAATTTGATCAAATCATGAATAAATCATCAGAGCAAGTTGAAAAGGGATTCGCAGGCTTTATAAGAGCATTAGAACAAAAAATAACGCTGCTCTTCATCTACATAATCGAAAATCCAACTTTAACGAAAATAGGCTTTTTAGAATCGACCCAGTCACATTTAGTTAAATCTCAACTTTCAGAGCATTTTCTTCATCTTATAAATCTACATGATTGTATGCATATATTACAATCTTATAGAGTTGATAGTCTAATAATGGTAGATAGTTTTGTGGGGTCTTTAGAGCGGTTAATAGTCACCCATTTGTTTGAACAAAAAAAACAGCCAGTTGATTTAGCAAAAGATGTGATTCATTTATATTTTTTGAGAGATTATTCTGGAAATACATAA